In Actinoplanes sp. NBC_00393, a single genomic region encodes these proteins:
- a CDS encoding DUF2079 domain-containing protein: MSVAAPASAASTDPPSASAAAPPRERPWRAHLTVALIALGLAVYVTNGLWRDPYQHVLSDNVGDQAWFEWLLAYGVHFLTTGSDPYFAEMMNAPLGVNLAANTSITVYTVLFAPLTHLAGPQVSFVTILTLNLAGSAFAWYLFLRRWLVRSPFAAGLAGLFCGFAPGFISHANGHLNWTAGWIAPLVLWRVLKLREPGRWLRNGLILGLLLAMGFSIAPEGLFYTALACGVFLGVWSLARPVRDEAREALPTVLRALGVTAVVAGSLLAYPLYMHFAGPLTFTGTGFNQRYFVEDTAAYLSYPSRSVAALFGFGSDLGPNRTEETSYFGVPLLLLLGVALRLLWQRADPGRRATLRAVAVTGLFFLVLSWGPRLNWGGVELDIMLPYAVLAHLPLFDSALPLRFALALVGVFGILLALLVEQMLDRRVTPVTMQIWLGAGIVVSLLPIFPLPVRHQERAPEPDFIANGTWQRYVSDNGVLTALPFALNVHADGQRWQAYTMARGGPQFRIPDGYFLGPQTHSEDGLKLTGRIGAPPRPTDWLFTRAALYGYVAQLTNADRAQARLDLQYWGVETVFLADQITGSDHKILFREAVEATAIDLFGEPERVDDVLVWRIRPGVDPVDR, from the coding sequence ATGTCAGTCGCCGCCCCCGCCTCCGCCGCCTCCACGGATCCACCCTCCGCATCGGCGGCCGCGCCGCCCCGGGAGCGGCCGTGGCGTGCCCATCTGACCGTCGCGCTGATCGCCCTGGGCCTGGCCGTCTACGTGACGAACGGGCTGTGGCGCGACCCCTACCAGCACGTTCTCTCCGACAACGTCGGGGATCAGGCGTGGTTCGAGTGGCTGCTGGCCTACGGCGTGCACTTCCTGACCACCGGGTCGGATCCGTATTTCGCCGAGATGATGAATGCCCCGCTCGGGGTCAACCTGGCGGCGAACACGTCGATCACGGTGTACACCGTGCTTTTCGCCCCGTTGACCCATCTGGCCGGGCCGCAGGTCAGCTTCGTGACCATCCTCACGCTGAACCTCGCCGGGTCCGCCTTCGCGTGGTATCTGTTCCTGCGCCGCTGGCTGGTTCGCAGCCCGTTCGCGGCCGGGCTGGCCGGCCTCTTCTGCGGGTTCGCGCCCGGCTTCATCTCGCACGCCAACGGCCACCTGAACTGGACCGCCGGGTGGATCGCCCCGCTCGTGCTGTGGCGGGTGCTGAAACTGCGGGAGCCGGGCCGCTGGCTGCGCAACGGCCTGATCCTGGGCCTGCTGCTCGCGATGGGCTTCTCGATCGCGCCGGAGGGCCTGTTCTACACCGCGCTGGCCTGCGGGGTGTTCCTCGGCGTGTGGTCGCTCGCCCGGCCGGTCCGCGACGAGGCCCGCGAGGCGCTGCCGACCGTGCTGCGCGCGCTGGGCGTGACCGCGGTGGTCGCCGGGTCGCTGCTGGCCTACCCGCTCTACATGCACTTCGCCGGGCCGCTGACATTCACCGGCACCGGCTTCAACCAGCGGTACTTCGTCGAGGACACCGCGGCCTACCTGTCGTACCCCAGCCGGTCGGTGGCGGCGCTCTTCGGATTCGGTTCGGACCTGGGACCCAACCGGACCGAGGAGACGTCCTACTTCGGCGTACCCCTGCTGTTGCTCCTGGGTGTCGCTCTGCGGCTGCTCTGGCAGCGGGCCGACCCCGGACGGCGCGCGACCCTTCGCGCGGTCGCCGTGACCGGCCTGTTCTTCCTGGTCCTGTCCTGGGGCCCGCGGCTGAACTGGGGTGGCGTGGAGCTGGACATCATGCTCCCCTACGCGGTTCTCGCCCACCTGCCGCTCTTCGACTCGGCGCTGCCGCTGCGTTTCGCGCTGGCCCTGGTCGGCGTCTTCGGCATCCTGCTGGCGCTGCTCGTCGAGCAGATGCTGGACCGCCGGGTCACCCCGGTCACGATGCAGATCTGGCTGGGCGCGGGCATCGTGGTCAGCCTGCTGCCGATCTTCCCGCTGCCGGTACGCCACCAGGAACGCGCCCCCGAGCCGGACTTCATCGCCAACGGCACCTGGCAGCGGTACGTCTCCGACAACGGTGTCCTCACCGCGCTCCCGTTCGCGCTCAATGTGCACGCCGACGGGCAGCGCTGGCAGGCGTACACGATGGCTCGCGGCGGCCCGCAGTTCCGCATCCCGGACGGCTACTTCCTCGGCCCGCAAACCCACAGTGAGGACGGCCTGAAGCTGACCGGCCGGATCGGCGCGCCACCCCGGCCGACCGACTGGCTGTTCACCCGCGCCGCCCTGTACGGCTACGTCGCCCAGCTCACCAACGCCGACCGGGCGCAGGCCCGCCTGGACCTGCAGTACTGGGGTGTCGAGACGGTGTTCCTCGCCGACCAGATCACCGGCTCGGACCACAAGATCCTGTTCCGGGAGGCGGTCGAGGCCACCGCGATCGACCTGTTCGGCGAGCCGGAGCGGGTCGACGACGTGCTGGTGTGGCGCATCCGGCCCGGAGTGGACCCGGTCGACCGGTGA
- a CDS encoding LacI family DNA-binding transcriptional regulator, translating into MTTGDRRRNGIREVAATAGVSIGTVSNVLNHPGVVAAGTRARVEQVMQELGFVRNGMARQLREGRAATAGTLVLDIANPFFTETARGIEDRLAEAGCMLTLCSTDQQPDREARYLHMLEEQGVRGILVTPTRLDIESLLAMQRRGVPIVLLDCPSPTAEICSVAIDDIRGGELAAAHLIARGHRRVMFLNGPPHVQQCTARSRGAHNAFQKAGLDPAQHLFEVALPRASTDRAEAVLEQTLALPDQPTAIMCVSDIVALGVMRSLRKRGLKVPDDIAVVGYDDVPFAAELATSLTTIRQPTYDLGRAAATLLLTDADPTASDGHQQLTYQPELIVRESA; encoded by the coding sequence GTGACCACGGGAGACCGCCGCCGCAACGGCATTCGTGAGGTCGCCGCCACGGCCGGCGTGTCGATCGGCACCGTCTCCAACGTGCTGAACCATCCCGGCGTCGTGGCCGCCGGCACCCGGGCGCGGGTCGAGCAGGTGATGCAGGAACTCGGGTTCGTGCGCAACGGGATGGCCCGCCAACTCCGGGAGGGACGCGCCGCCACGGCCGGGACGCTGGTGCTGGACATCGCCAACCCGTTCTTCACCGAGACCGCGCGCGGGATCGAGGACCGCCTCGCCGAGGCCGGATGCATGCTCACCCTGTGCAGCACCGACCAGCAGCCGGACCGGGAGGCGCGTTACCTGCACATGCTGGAGGAGCAGGGCGTCCGCGGCATCCTGGTGACCCCGACCCGGCTGGACATCGAGTCCCTGCTGGCGATGCAGCGTCGCGGCGTACCCATCGTGCTTCTGGACTGCCCCAGCCCCACCGCGGAGATCTGCTCGGTAGCCATCGACGACATCCGCGGCGGCGAACTGGCCGCAGCTCATCTGATCGCCCGCGGCCACCGCCGGGTGATGTTCCTGAACGGCCCACCCCACGTCCAGCAATGCACCGCCCGCAGCCGGGGCGCGCACAACGCCTTCCAGAAGGCCGGCCTGGACCCGGCGCAGCACCTGTTCGAGGTCGCGCTGCCGCGCGCCAGCACCGACCGCGCCGAAGCCGTCCTGGAACAGACGCTGGCACTCCCCGACCAGCCAACCGCCATCATGTGCGTCAGCGACATCGTGGCGCTCGGCGTCATGCGCTCCTTACGCAAGCGCGGCCTCAAGGTGCCCGACGACATCGCCGTCGTCGGCTACGACGACGTGCCTTTCGCGGCCGAGCTGGCCACGTCGCTCACCACCATCCGGCAGCCGACTTACGACCTCGGCCGCGCCGCCGCAACCCTGCTCCTGACCGACGCCGACCCTACGGCGTCGGACGGGCATCAGCAGCTGACGTACCAGCCGGAACTCATCGTGCGCGAGTCCGCCTAA
- a CDS encoding rhamnogalacturonan lyase family protein: MSRLRPVVATAAAVAASAAAVVLVAVDASAAAGCRVTYAVTNQWQGGFGATITVDNLGDPINGWTLGFGFGAGQTITQLWNGTHTQAGAQVSVRDAGYNAAIATNGRVEIGFNGAFTSTNPSPTSFTLNGTACTGDVAPTSGPPSSNPPQSGEGRQMERLDRGLVSVRSGSGNLVSWRWLASDPADVGFNVYRGATRVNSAPITGSTNYLDAGAAAGSAYTVRAVVNGAEQPASAAALQFPAGYLDVPVQNPSSSRYAANDATVADLDGDGQLEIILKWEPLNAKDNSQAGVTDVVYVDAYRLNGTRLWRIDLGRNIRAGAHYTQFQAYDYDGDGAAEVAMKTADATVSGTGQVIGNASADYRNADGYVLSGPEFLTVFSGRTGAALATANYDPPRGTVSSWGDSYGNRVDRFLAATAYLDGKRPSIIMARGYYTRSVIAAWDFRNGALTRRWTFDSNASGNSSYAGQGNHNLSVGDVDADGRDEILYGAMAVDDNGGRLWNTGKGHGDAMHAGDLDPARPGLELYKVDENSSQPASWMADARTGQILWQTAAAGDNGRGVSGDVWAGSPGAESWSSADSQIRNTAGATVGRKPSSANFLAWWDADPVRELLDATRIDKYGTGGDTRLLTASGVHSNNGTKATPSLSGDILGDWREEVIWPTSDNTALRIYSTATPTDRRITTLLQDSMYRVALAWQNTAYNQPPHTSFFIGANMPTPPRPLIHQP; encoded by the coding sequence ATGTCCCGATTGAGACCCGTGGTGGCGACAGCCGCTGCCGTCGCCGCCTCGGCAGCCGCGGTCGTGCTCGTGGCCGTCGACGCCAGTGCGGCGGCCGGATGCCGCGTGACGTACGCGGTGACCAACCAGTGGCAGGGCGGCTTCGGCGCCACCATCACCGTCGACAACCTCGGTGACCCGATCAACGGCTGGACCCTCGGATTCGGGTTCGGCGCCGGTCAGACGATCACTCAACTGTGGAACGGCACCCACACGCAGGCCGGCGCCCAGGTCTCGGTCCGCGACGCCGGGTACAACGCGGCCATCGCGACGAACGGCCGGGTCGAGATCGGCTTCAACGGCGCGTTCACCAGCACGAACCCGTCACCCACGTCGTTCACCCTGAACGGCACGGCGTGCACCGGAGATGTAGCTCCGACAAGTGGACCGCCGTCCTCCAACCCGCCTCAGTCCGGCGAAGGCCGGCAGATGGAACGACTCGACCGGGGGCTGGTGAGCGTGCGGTCCGGCTCCGGCAACCTGGTGAGCTGGCGGTGGCTCGCATCCGACCCGGCGGACGTGGGCTTCAACGTCTACCGTGGCGCGACCAGGGTGAACTCCGCGCCGATCACCGGCTCGACGAACTACCTCGACGCCGGAGCCGCGGCCGGCTCGGCGTACACGGTGCGGGCCGTGGTCAACGGCGCCGAGCAGCCCGCCTCGGCTGCCGCGCTGCAATTCCCGGCCGGTTACCTCGATGTGCCGGTCCAGAATCCGAGCAGTTCCCGGTACGCCGCGAACGACGCCACCGTGGCCGACCTCGACGGCGACGGGCAGCTCGAGATCATCCTGAAGTGGGAGCCGCTGAACGCCAAGGACAACTCCCAGGCCGGCGTGACCGACGTGGTGTACGTCGACGCGTACCGGTTGAACGGGACCCGGCTGTGGCGGATCGACCTGGGCCGCAACATCCGGGCCGGGGCGCACTACACCCAGTTCCAGGCGTACGACTACGACGGTGACGGCGCCGCCGAGGTGGCGATGAAGACCGCCGACGCGACGGTGTCCGGCACCGGCCAGGTGATCGGCAACGCGAGCGCCGACTACCGCAACGCCGACGGCTACGTCCTCTCCGGCCCGGAGTTCCTCACCGTGTTCAGCGGCCGGACCGGTGCGGCGCTGGCCACCGCCAACTACGACCCGCCGCGCGGCACGGTGAGCAGCTGGGGAGACTCGTACGGCAACCGGGTGGACCGGTTCCTGGCAGCCACCGCCTACCTGGACGGCAAGCGGCCGAGCATCATCATGGCCCGCGGCTACTACACCCGGTCCGTGATCGCCGCCTGGGACTTCCGCAACGGCGCGCTGACCCGCCGCTGGACGTTCGACAGCAACGCCTCGGGCAACAGCTCGTACGCCGGGCAGGGCAACCACAACCTGTCCGTCGGAGACGTCGACGCCGACGGCCGGGACGAGATCCTCTACGGCGCGATGGCCGTCGACGACAACGGCGGCCGGCTGTGGAACACCGGCAAGGGCCACGGCGACGCGATGCACGCCGGTGACCTGGACCCCGCCCGGCCCGGGCTGGAGCTCTACAAGGTCGACGAGAACAGCAGCCAGCCGGCCTCGTGGATGGCGGATGCGCGTACCGGTCAGATCCTCTGGCAGACCGCGGCCGCCGGTGACAACGGCCGTGGCGTCTCCGGCGACGTCTGGGCCGGCAGCCCGGGAGCGGAATCCTGGTCGTCCGCCGACAGCCAGATCCGCAACACCGCCGGTGCCACGGTCGGCCGCAAGCCCAGCTCAGCGAACTTCCTGGCCTGGTGGGACGCCGATCCGGTGCGGGAACTGCTCGACGCCACCCGCATCGACAAGTACGGCACCGGTGGCGACACCCGGCTGCTCACCGCCTCCGGCGTGCACTCCAACAACGGCACCAAGGCCACGCCGTCGCTGTCCGGCGACATCCTCGGCGATTGGCGTGAGGAGGTGATCTGGCCGACCTCGGACAACACCGCGCTGCGCATCTACAGCACCGCGACGCCAACCGACCGGCGGATCACCACGCTGTTGCAGGACTCGATGTACCGGGTGGCGCTGGCCTGGCAGAACACCGCGTACAACCAGCCGCCGCACACCAGCTTCTTCATCGGGGCGAACATGCCCACCCCGCCGCGGCCGTTGATCCACCAGCCCTGA
- a CDS encoding peptide ABC transporter substrate-binding protein encodes MAALYRDPRDKRVFVPKQGGGLALNFGHPVAWAILVCTTIVPFLIVAVVTLMVIL; translated from the coding sequence ATGGCCGCCCTCTACCGCGATCCGCGCGACAAGCGCGTGTTCGTGCCCAAGCAGGGCGGCGGGCTGGCGCTGAACTTCGGGCACCCGGTGGCCTGGGCGATCCTGGTCTGCACGACGATCGTGCCGTTCCTGATCGTCGCCGTGGTCACGCTCATGGTGATTCTCTAG
- the lipB gene encoding lipoyl(octanoyl) transferase LipB, producing the protein MTTDVLTVLRPGLVDYVEAWEEQKRVHSAVADGSRPDTILLLEHPSVFTAGKRTEPADRPFDGTPVVDVDRGGKITWHGPGQLVGYPIIKLPDPVDVVAYVRRTEQLLIDVCAEFGVVAERVEGRSGAWIRATDGGLDRKIAQIGIRVSRGVTLHGFALNCDCDLANFDRFVPCGIRDAAVTSLSAELGRPVPVAEVLPVVERHLPTLL; encoded by the coding sequence GTGACTACTGATGTGCTGACCGTCCTCCGACCCGGCCTGGTCGACTACGTCGAGGCCTGGGAAGAGCAGAAGCGCGTGCACTCCGCTGTCGCCGACGGTTCCCGGCCGGACACCATCCTGCTGCTGGAGCACCCGAGCGTCTTCACCGCCGGCAAGCGCACCGAGCCGGCCGACCGTCCGTTCGACGGCACCCCGGTCGTCGACGTCGACCGGGGCGGCAAGATCACCTGGCACGGGCCGGGGCAGCTGGTCGGCTACCCGATCATCAAGCTGCCGGACCCGGTCGACGTGGTGGCGTACGTTCGGCGTACCGAACAGTTGTTGATCGATGTCTGTGCCGAATTCGGCGTGGTGGCCGAGCGGGTCGAGGGCCGCAGCGGCGCCTGGATCCGGGCGACCGACGGCGGCCTGGACCGCAAGATCGCCCAGATCGGGATCCGGGTGTCGCGCGGGGTGACGCTGCACGGCTTCGCCCTGAACTGCGACTGCGACCTGGCGAATTTCGACCGGTTCGTGCCCTGCGGCATCCGGGACGCGGCGGTCACCTCGCTCAGCGCCGAGCTGGGCCGGCCGGTGCCGGTCGCCGAGGTGCTGCCGGTGGTCGAGCGACACCTGCCGACGCTCCTCTGA
- the aspS gene encoding aspartate--tRNA(Asn) ligase yields the protein MQRILSARLSEHVHEKVTIAGWIHRRRLLKSVAFLIVRDAEGLSQVVVTDPSTREQLERLTEESVVEVHAVVTPNPQAPGGVELTGPDIRVLSAVGVPLPFELHRPALGAGLPAQLDHAALALRHPSRAANLRIAAAVTAGFRKSLEEQRFVEIQTPKIVESATESGANVFKLDYFGRPGYLAQSPQFYKQLMVGVFERVFEVGPVFRAEPSDTARHLAQYTSLDAEMGFIADHRDVMTALTRTIAGMLGEVTERTGFTCPDVPAEIPAVHFTEALRIAGAPADEPDLAPAHERALGEWARREHGSEFVFVTGYPMRKRPFYTHPDPANPEYSNGFDLLFRGLEIVTGGQRLHRYEDYAAVLDDLEPYRGYLDGFRYGMPPHGGWAIGLERFVARLTGAANVRETTAFPRDLNRIAP from the coding sequence ATGCAACGCATCCTCTCCGCCCGACTGTCCGAGCACGTGCACGAGAAGGTCACGATCGCCGGCTGGATCCATCGTCGCCGTCTGCTCAAGTCGGTGGCCTTCCTGATCGTCCGCGACGCCGAGGGGCTCAGCCAGGTCGTCGTCACCGACCCGTCGACCCGGGAGCAGCTCGAGAGGCTGACCGAGGAGAGCGTCGTCGAGGTACACGCCGTGGTCACCCCCAACCCGCAGGCACCCGGCGGCGTCGAGCTGACCGGCCCGGACATCCGTGTTTTGAGTGCTGTGGGCGTACCCCTGCCGTTTGAACTGCATCGGCCCGCGCTGGGCGCGGGTCTGCCTGCCCAGCTGGACCACGCTGCTCTGGCCCTGCGGCATCCGAGCCGGGCGGCGAACCTGCGGATCGCCGCCGCGGTGACCGCGGGTTTCCGGAAGTCCCTGGAGGAGCAGCGGTTCGTCGAGATCCAGACGCCGAAGATCGTGGAGTCGGCGACCGAGTCCGGCGCGAACGTCTTCAAGCTGGACTATTTCGGGCGGCCCGGCTATCTGGCGCAGTCGCCGCAGTTCTACAAGCAGCTGATGGTCGGCGTCTTCGAGCGGGTCTTCGAGGTCGGGCCGGTGTTCCGGGCCGAGCCGAGCGACACCGCGCGGCACCTGGCGCAGTACACGTCGCTGGACGCCGAGATGGGCTTCATCGCCGACCACCGGGACGTGATGACGGCGCTGACCCGGACCATCGCCGGGATGCTGGGGGAGGTCACCGAGCGCACCGGCTTCACGTGCCCGGACGTGCCCGCGGAGATCCCGGCCGTGCATTTCACCGAGGCGCTGCGGATCGCCGGCGCCCCGGCGGACGAGCCGGACCTGGCGCCGGCCCACGAGCGGGCGCTGGGGGAGTGGGCGCGGCGTGAGCACGGGTCGGAGTTCGTCTTCGTGACCGGCTATCCGATGCGCAAGCGGCCGTTCTACACGCATCCGGACCCGGCGAACCCGGAGTACTCGAACGGGTTCGACCTGCTCTTCCGCGGCCTGGAGATCGTTACGGGCGGGCAGCGGCTGCACCGGTACGAGGACTACGCCGCCGTCCTCGACGACCTGGAGCCGTATCGGGGTTACCTCGACGGTTTCCGGTACGGGATGCCCCCGCACGGGGGCTGGGCGATCGGGCTGGAACGGTTCGTGGCCCGGCTGACCGGCGCGGCCAACGTACGCGAAACCACCGCCTTCCCCAGGGACCTGAACCGGATCGCCCCGTAG
- a CDS encoding outer membrane protein assembly factor BamB family protein, whose product MLIDLDVAPAARPPAPGRREHWLPALLAASLLLLLGGAAAPRPVEVLRTVAVLQGVFVTALVAGTQLFTARALPGDDADQVEISAVPITPAGSRWTARVEAPSGEVRLAREGSVLVAETLEELTVLDARSGALRWHATASLTTVVGGQAVYSEYDDEDGSTTLVDLESGRSLWSSPGLADFADRDATGRYLFTMDFDGRAAVRDITDGRRLASRTLDVFPDGDRPVVSIVGDLVYLFKGSSLLAVRLSDLATAWETEAAIPYEVQACAGLICVSDRQGVMGVDPAGGQVRWQAVRWISYADGVASAQDGTTVLLDPATGRVTRHLGHGMRAGDLMLRAHEGQTRVTRLRSGELIGNLSSVIPFACVTYDRFLGCRTSGESFTLWEIPRESP is encoded by the coding sequence GTGCTGATCGACCTCGATGTCGCTCCCGCCGCCCGCCCGCCGGCACCCGGGCGGCGGGAGCACTGGCTGCCCGCGTTGCTCGCCGCGTCGCTGCTGCTGTTGCTCGGCGGCGCGGCGGCACCGCGTCCGGTCGAGGTCCTGCGGACAGTTGCCGTCCTGCAGGGCGTCTTCGTGACCGCCCTGGTGGCCGGCACGCAACTCTTCACCGCCCGCGCCCTGCCCGGTGACGACGCGGACCAGGTCGAGATCAGCGCCGTCCCGATCACCCCGGCCGGCTCCCGGTGGACCGCCCGGGTGGAGGCGCCCAGCGGCGAGGTGCGGCTGGCCCGGGAAGGCAGCGTTCTGGTGGCCGAGACACTGGAGGAGCTCACCGTGCTCGACGCCCGCAGTGGCGCCCTGCGGTGGCACGCGACGGCGTCCCTGACCACGGTCGTCGGGGGACAGGCGGTCTACAGCGAGTACGACGACGAGGACGGCTCCACCACCCTCGTCGACCTGGAGTCGGGACGGTCCCTCTGGTCGAGCCCCGGCCTCGCCGACTTCGCCGACCGGGACGCGACCGGGCGCTACCTGTTCACCATGGATTTCGACGGCCGGGCAGCCGTCCGGGACATCACCGACGGTCGGCGACTGGCTTCTCGCACGCTCGACGTGTTCCCCGACGGCGACCGGCCGGTGGTGTCGATCGTCGGTGACCTCGTCTACCTGTTCAAGGGATCGTCGCTGCTTGCGGTGCGCCTCTCCGACCTGGCCACGGCGTGGGAGACCGAGGCCGCCATCCCGTACGAGGTGCAGGCCTGTGCCGGCCTGATCTGTGTGAGCGACCGGCAGGGCGTGATGGGTGTCGACCCGGCCGGCGGTCAGGTCCGGTGGCAGGCGGTGCGCTGGATCTCGTACGCCGACGGGGTGGCCTCCGCCCAGGACGGGACCACCGTCCTGCTCGACCCGGCGACCGGCCGGGTGACCCGCCACCTCGGCCACGGGATGCGCGCCGGCGACCTGATGCTGCGGGCCCACGAAGGGCAGACCCGGGTCACCCGCCTGCGGTCCGGCGAGCTGATCGGCAACCTGTCGAGCGTCATCCCGTTCGCCTGTGTCACCTACGACCGGTTCCTCGGCTGCCGGACGTCGGGCGAGTCGTTCACGCTGTGGGAGATCCCTAGAGAATCACCATGA
- the lipA gene encoding lipoyl synthase yields MLRIEARNAETPIERKPPWIKVKAKMGPEYTQMRGLVQKEGLHTVCQEAGCPNIYECWEDREATFLIGGDQCTRRCDFCQIDTGKPAEFDADEPRRVGESVATMGLRYATVTGVARDDLPDGGAWLYAETVRQIHKLQPGCGVELLIPDFNADPEQLAEVFGAKPEVLAHNVETVPRIFKRIRPGFRYERSLDVITQARAAGLVTKSNLILGMGEERSEISAALRDLHAAGCELITITQYLRPTPRHHPVERWVKPEEFVELREEAEEIGFAGVMSGPLVRSSYRAGRLYRQALDARG; encoded by the coding sequence ATGCTGCGCATCGAGGCGCGCAACGCCGAAACTCCCATCGAGCGGAAGCCGCCGTGGATCAAAGTCAAGGCGAAGATGGGCCCCGAGTACACGCAGATGCGTGGCCTCGTGCAGAAGGAAGGCCTGCACACGGTCTGCCAGGAGGCCGGCTGCCCCAACATCTACGAGTGTTGGGAAGACCGGGAGGCGACCTTCCTGATCGGCGGTGACCAGTGCACCCGCCGCTGCGACTTCTGCCAGATCGACACCGGCAAGCCGGCCGAGTTCGACGCCGACGAGCCGCGCCGGGTCGGCGAGTCCGTCGCCACCATGGGCCTGCGCTACGCCACGGTCACCGGCGTCGCCCGTGACGACCTGCCCGACGGCGGCGCCTGGCTCTACGCGGAGACCGTCCGCCAGATCCACAAGCTGCAGCCCGGCTGCGGCGTGGAGCTGCTCATCCCGGACTTCAACGCCGACCCCGAGCAGCTCGCCGAGGTCTTCGGCGCCAAGCCCGAGGTGCTCGCGCACAACGTCGAGACCGTCCCGCGGATCTTCAAGCGGATCCGGCCCGGTTTCCGTTACGAGCGTTCCCTCGACGTGATCACCCAGGCTCGCGCGGCCGGCCTGGTCACCAAGAGCAACCTGATCCTCGGCATGGGCGAGGAGCGGTCGGAGATCTCCGCCGCCCTCCGCGACCTGCACGCGGCCGGCTGCGAGCTGATCACCATCACGCAGTACCTCCGGCCGACCCCGCGCCACCACCCGGTGGAGCGCTGGGTCAAGCCGGAGGAGTTCGTCGAGCTGCGCGAGGAGGCCGAGGAGATCGGCTTCGCCGGCGTGATGAGCGGCCCGCTGGTCCGCTCGTCGTACCGGGCCGGTCGCCTCTACCGCCAGGCCCTCGACGCCCGCGGCTGA
- a CDS encoding TIGR01777 family oxidoreductase has protein sequence MRIVMAGASGFLGTRLTDRLRDSGHRVTRLVRRPAAAPDEATWEPAQGRLDPAVLSGADAVINLAGANIGDHRWTARYKRVLRASRIDTTDTIARMLRQLPEDERPRTLLQSSAVGWYGDTGDKAVTEESSAGTTFLADLCRVWEAAARPAEDAGTRVVLLRTAPTIDASGSLLKPLLLPFKLGAGARIGGGRQWMAWIALADWLNAAEFLLEREDISGPVNLVSPQPVTNLDFTKALARELHRPALLAIPGPALDLVLGELAGEAQRSQRVLPGVLSGAGFAWAYPGMDAALAAALRPEPVMAP, from the coding sequence ATGCGGATCGTCATGGCCGGGGCCTCAGGGTTCCTCGGCACCCGGCTCACGGACCGGCTGCGCGACAGCGGCCACCGCGTCACCCGACTGGTACGCCGTCCTGCCGCGGCCCCCGACGAGGCCACCTGGGAGCCGGCGCAGGGCCGGCTCGACCCGGCGGTGCTCTCCGGCGCCGACGCGGTGATCAACCTGGCCGGTGCGAACATCGGTGACCACCGCTGGACCGCCCGCTACAAGCGGGTGCTGCGGGCCAGCCGGATCGACACCACCGACACCATCGCGCGGATGCTTCGCCAGCTGCCCGAGGACGAGCGACCGCGGACGCTGCTGCAGTCCTCCGCCGTCGGGTGGTACGGCGACACCGGCGACAAGGCCGTCACCGAGGAGTCCTCGGCCGGCACCACCTTCCTGGCCGACCTCTGCCGGGTCTGGGAGGCCGCCGCCCGCCCCGCCGAGGACGCCGGCACCCGCGTGGTGCTGCTGCGCACCGCGCCGACGATCGACGCCTCGGGTTCGCTGCTCAAGCCGCTGCTGCTGCCGTTCAAGCTGGGCGCCGGGGCACGGATCGGCGGCGGCCGCCAGTGGATGGCCTGGATCGCCCTCGCCGACTGGCTGAACGCCGCCGAGTTCCTCCTGGAGCGGGAGGACATCAGCGGCCCGGTCAACCTGGTCTCGCCTCAGCCGGTGACCAACCTCGACTTCACCAAGGCGCTGGCCCGTGAGCTGCACCGGCCCGCCCTGCTCGCGATCCCCGGCCCGGCTCTGGACCTGGTGCTCGGCGAGCTGGCCGGCGAGGCGCAGCGCAGTCAGCGGGTGCTGCCCGGGGTGCTGTCGGGCGCCGGGTTCGCGTGGGCGTACCCCGGAATGGATGCCGCGCTGGCGGCGGCGCTGCGGCCGGAACCAGTGATGGCTCCGTGA